A window of the Phragmites australis chromosome 20, lpPhrAust1.1, whole genome shotgun sequence genome harbors these coding sequences:
- the LOC133901928 gene encoding uncharacterized protein LOC133901928 isoform X4, giving the protein MDGASWPARWPPPAPPPSALAAPAPPLPSQMDGFNLRHLLRPFAAQESAAGARSAAVPGQLVTNPSSSQSGQPAKPGPSNELLAQVPGSYSYSTFGLAPDLKALFHKPNASNAAGIVDLTRASPLRSAASLTKYPRHGLSASSSNEQSSLGALFLNKSANGMGTFPGEMSANEGITHGGIQFQESSAHIPHKLPFKSTPNHPALFGDRICVSCLNVGGEFFVGEAGLFGVICLCHRLRMSVAKFCEHAGGPPEKAGEIVHVENGMSIAQWFKFCIGVGGSIADTKWDWPEWACMKNSPEEYRLRGLTSRNSGIGKIELLGGYGKITGPINKPVHSSDLYIEGGGCTNVEKLVNRPDETNYRKSVDAHEAFTKNSTSLQNSTIMNLGLAKNHMTDTLDLNPLSTPSGSLHFKAGVGRHYNGNHSAHNYGILLEKNFDASFHNPGPSSTRVPNHDNRACRPDFSHKIFQDSLSTVSNTELKLGQSSYHQSVTTLFPSVQSRVIEFQKPQSHVPLINQNPCPKQATKVNKGVAEHNEAPIGTGNKKQSLEFANGTKRSEGDELTDDASTNSFISLFLSHLERNNTPEPVDDILNSNAHYLPKALDVACSIDHSKVASRQIEKRANDNHSKLAPTIVQMKRRSDGISLSMASSGYNHQDVPHANSQESLIHGDCLSHMLPSQPNAGISKFCARGSCPANCMSCTHAGDKSHQVAPAEIGVPCFYDKMARGQGTFECVDDLCAHRSLRAFAKISCENGKSCSSREFPPSFCQNDQSTLGKSICGCCCKIQEDVSKLGLRPGHLCSTHFSSDGGPILASKPTLEGLNELCTCSTFIQRSSLCSREHILQSSCYACPIDGFRYRSSIGHATNSLMKNSLLDALNKKERGPCCDGRFCYSIVPKCLSGCGFTKNCDVRIDQIGHTVPKGKHQLQMPARCCTLGENEKLTCQCLSNRITGGSISQVMSQPSIAIMERLKNLSEASVADGSWSKAVTEEKGAYRDSVISKGQPKFGFSSGSSSAVVTKFQTSPEFNNVSSCTAKHSKHKSLCDEGSRIEKCSASSYVPSSTGCEEALNSFPRSQLSPSRVKRRCNQISDGSRLDEKDNDELSFGLPKKTRTLRCSAKRSESDDCTRTSSQSSRKEGSQPQNEGNSFSCRVLRTKRKHPTMHLNSQNKSFKGVDEQPNDKGIFLGGLDFSDRKKQIEDITTLDRAQHHQEGSRVFARKLPKYVSLNSIVNEPNGEDACSGSAGIDSSLIATGIANDNRRSPKIVPLNLILKKAKRCRTVKPHCKTKSIHLSEGKSSDYSVDSSDYSVDKYSVDNEHHSPQAEDEMQSSKKSRYSSNGSRPHVEAHCKSPCGGIKNRRASVSLTRIKRHEEFANRPAFYSGSDKGNAVQAHEVNVKRYDGRLNSGASCCVCGISNLEPCNQLIECSKCYIKVHQACYGVLKVPRGKWFCRPCKTNTLNTVCVLCGYGGGAMARALKSKNMLKSLLKSLTATARSENYVDSLGNASGLRNPVDSAHGDNIISTENTTSNSRTSINHDSSLLGPRTMQWVHMVCGLWTPGTKCPNATTMSAFDISGASPAKRNTACSMCNRTGGSFIKCRDVNCSVLFHPWCAHRRGLLQSEAEGEHKENVGFYGRCLDHAIDVSNHINPKKECLRSNNWACARTEGFKGRKGEGWTGANHKTSEEYSGEFSVSQEQINAWLRINGSKSCGRGQKEYIHYKQLKGWKHLVVYKSGIHGLGLYTSVFIPRGSMVVEYVGEIVGQRVADKREIEYQSGKRQQYKSACYFFKIDREHIIDATRKGGIARFVNHSCQPNCVAKIISVRNEKKVVFFAERHINPGEEITYDYHFNREDEGQRIPCFCRSRYCRRYLN; this is encoded by the exons ATGGACGGCGCGTCGTGGCCCGCGCGGTGGCCGCCACCGGCGCCTCCCCCCTCTGCGTTGgctgcgccggcgccgccgctgccaagcCAG ATGGACGGCTTCAATCTGCGCCACCTGCTCCGCCCCTTCGCCGCGCAGGAGTCCGCGGCGGGTGCCCGATCAGCGGCAGTGCCAGGGCAGCTGGTCACGAATCCTTCGAGCTCGCAATCCGGCCAGCCTGCGAAACCGGGGCCAAGCAACGAGTTGCTCGCTCAAGTTCCGGGGAGTTACTCTTATTCCACTTTCGGCCTTGCGCCGGACCTTAAGGCGTTGTTCCACAAGCCGAATGCAAGCAATGCTGCTGGTATTGTTGATCTCACTCGCGCTTCTCCGCTTCGCAGCGCCGCCTCTCTGACCAAGTATCCGAGACATGGATTGTCAGCTAGCAGTAGCAATGAGCAGTCCTCTCTTGGAGCACTGTTTCTGAACAAAAGTGCTAATGGAATGGGTACTTTCCCGGGGGAAATGTCAGCTAATGAAG GGATAACACACGGTGGCATACAGTTTCAGGAGTCAAGTGCGCACATACCGCACAAACTGCCATTCAAATCAACTCCTAATCATCCTGCACTGTTTGGTGATCGTATCTGTGTCTCCTGCCTGAATGTTG GTGGAGAGTTCTTTGTGGGTGAAGCTGGGCTTTTTGGAGTCATTTGCTTGTGTCATCGGTTGAGAATGTCTGTAGCTAAGTTCTGTGAG CATGCGGGAGGTCCTCCAGAAAAAGCTGGTGAAATTGTGCATGTGGAGAATGGCATGAGCATCGCACAATGGTTCAAATTCTGCATAGGG GTTGGAGGATCTATTGCTGACACCAAGTGGGATTGGCCAGAATGGGCATGTATGAAAAATTCTCCAGAAGAATACAGGTTGAGAGGTCTTACTTCAAGAAACagtggtataggaaaaatagagCTATTAGGTGGATATGGAAAAATCACTGGACCTATAAACAAACCAGTTCATTCCAGTGATCTGTACATTGAGGGTGGAGGATGCACTAATGTTGAGAAGCTAGTGAATAGGCCTGATGAAACAAATTACAGAAAGAGTGTTGATGCGCATGAAGCTTTTACAAAGAACTCTACTTCACTACAGAATTCCACGATAATGAATTTAGGGCTTGCTAAAAACCATATGACTGACACATTGGACCTGAACCCTCTTAGCACGCCAAGTGGAAGCCTGCACTTCAAAGCAGGCGTGGGAAGACATTACAATGGAAATCATTCGGCACATAATTATGGAATTCTGTTGGAGAAAAACTTTGATGCTTCTTTTCATAATCCTGGGCCAAGTTCCACAAGAGTTCCGAACCATGATAATAGGGCATGCAGGCCTGATTTCTCACACAAAATATTCCAGGACAGTTTGAGCACTGTTTCAAACACTGAATTAAAACTTGGGCAATCTTCTTATCATCAATCTGTGACCACCCTATTTCCATCTGTGCAGTCAAGAGTAATTGAATTTCAGAAACCTCAGTCACATGTGCCATTGATAAATCAAA ATCCTTGTCCAAAGCAAGCAACTAAGGTCAACAAAGGTGTTGCAGAACATAATGAAGCACCAATTGGTACTGGAAATAAGAAGCAATCACTGGAATTTGCTAATGGCACAAAACGTTCTGAAGGTGATGAGCTTACAGATGATGCATCCACGAATTCATTTATCTCATTATTTCTTTCACACCTGGAGAGGAATAATACACCTGAACCCGTCGATGATATTCTCAACAGTAATGCGCATTATCTTCCTAAGGCCCTGGATGTTGCATGTAGTATTGATCATTCAAAAGTTGCAAGTAGACAGATTGAGAAAAGGGCTAATGATAATCATTCAAAGTTGGCCCCGACTATTGTTCAGATGAAAAGGAGATCAGACGGCATTTCTCTTTCTATGGCTTCCAGTGGATATAATCATCAAGATGTACCCCATGCTAACAGTCAGGAATCTTTGATCCATGGTGATTGCCTGTCGCATATGCTGCCCAGTCAACCTAATGCTGGAATCTCCAAATTTTGTGCAAGAGGTTCATGTCCTGCAAATTGCATGAGTTGCACTCATGCCGGCGATAAATCCCATCAGGTTGCACCTGCTGAGATTGGGGTTCCCTGTTTCTATGATAAAATG GCCAGGGGCCAAGGTACTTTTGAGTGTGTTGATGACTTGTGCGCACATAGAAGTTTGAGAGCTTTTGCCAAAATCAGCTGTGAGAATGGGAAATCTTGTTCTTCTCGGGAATTTCCACCTAGCTTTTGCCAAAATGATCAATCAACACTGGGAAAATCGATTTGTGGATGCTGTTGCAAAATTCAAGAAGATGTTTCCAAGCTTGGTCTTAGACCTGGTCACTTGTGCAGTACTCATTTTTCTAGTGATGGTGGTCCAATTCTAGCCAGTAAGCCTACTCTTGAAG gGTTAAATGAACTTTGTACCTGCTCCACTTTTATTCAAAGATCATCATTATGTTCTCGAGAACACATCTTGCAGTCTTCTTGTTATGCATGTCCCATTGATGGATTTCGCTACAGAAG TTCTATAGGACATGCAACAAACAGTTTGATGAAAAACTCTCTGCTTGATGCActtaataaaaaagaaagaggtcCTTGTTGTGATGGAAGATTCTGCTACTCTATAGTCCCAAAATGTTTGTCTGGTTGTGGCTTTACAAAGAACTGTGATGTCAGAATTGATCAAATTGGTCATACTGTACCAAAAGGCAAACACCAGCTGCAAATGCCTGCCAGATGCTGCACATTAGGGGAGAACGAAAAATTAACATGCCAATGCTTAAGCAATAGAATTACTGGAGGAAGCATCTCTCAAGTAATGAGCCAGCCTTCTATAGCTATAATGGAGAGACTGAAGAATTTGTCTGAAGCTTCAGTGGCCGATGGCAGCTGGTCCAAAGCTGTAACAGAGGAAAAGGGCGCTTATAGAGATTCTGTAATATCTAAAGGGCAACCAAAGTTTGGTTTCTCTTCTGGATCGTCCAGCGCTGTGGTGACAAAGTTTCAGACGTCACCTGAATTTAACAATGTATCCTCCTGTACTGCTAAACATAGCAAACACAAAAGTCTATGTGATGAAGGATCAAGAATCGAGAAATGTTCCGCATCCAGCTATGTGCCTTCCAGTACAGGATGTGAAGAGGCCCTAAATAGTTTCCCTAGATCTCAGTTGAGTCCATCTAGAGTAAAGCGCAGATGTAATCAGATTTCTGACGGAAGTAGACTGGATGAAAAGGACAATGATGAACTTTCTTTTGGACTGCCAAAGAAAACTAGAACATTGAGGTGCTCTGCAAAACGTTCAGAATCAGATGATTGTACTAGGACTAGTTCCCAGTCATCCCGAAAGGAGGGTTCTCAACCACAAAACGAGGGTAATTCATTTTCTTGCAGGGTGTTGAGAACCAAGAGAAAACATCCTACCATGCACCTGAATAGCCAGAACAAGAGTTTCAAAGGTGTCGATGAGCAACCAAATGACAAGGGTATTTTTCTTGGAGGATTAGATTTCTCTGATAGGAAAAAGCAAATTGAAGATATAACCACTCTGGATAGAGCACAACATCACCAGGAAGGGAGTCGAGTGTTTGCCCGCAAACTACCTAAATATGTGTCTCTGAACAGCATTGTAAATGAACCTAATGGTGAAGATGCTTGCAGTGGGAGTGCTGGTATCGATTCTAGTTTAATTGCTACAGGGATAGCAAACGATAATCGAAGatctcccaaaattgttccacTTAATCTGATTCTTAAAAAGGCTAAGAGATGTCGTACTGTTAAACCCCACTGTAAGACAAAAAGTATCCACTTGTCTGAGGGAAAGAGCTCAGATTATTCTGTGGACAGCTCAGATTATTCTGTAGACAAGTATTCTGTTGATAATGAACACCACAGTCCACAAGCTGAAGATGAAATGCAGAGTTCCAAAAAGAGTAGGTATTCATCTAATGGTTCGAGGCCACATGTTGAGGCTCACTGCAAAAGTCCATGTGGTG GAATTAAGAATCGAAGAGCAAGTGTATCCCTTACTAGGATTAAGAGGCATGAGGAATTTGCAAACAGACCAGCATTCTATTCTGGTAGTGATAAAGGCAATGCAGTGCAAGCCCATGAAGTGAATGTTAAAAG ATACGATGGAAGGCTCAACTCAGGTGCTTCATGCTGTGTTTGTGGAATCTCAAACCTGGAGCCTTGCAATCAGTTGATAGAGTGCAGCAAGTGCTATATCAAA GTGCACCAAGCTTGCTATGGTGTTCTAAAAGTTCCAAGAGGAAAATGGTTCTGTAGACCCTGCAAGACTAATACCCTGAACACA GTTTGTGTGTTGTGTGGCTATGGAGGTGGAGCTATGGCAAGGGCACTGAAATCCAAGAACATGCTGAAAAGTTTGCTCAAAAGTTTGACAGCTACAGCAAGATCAGAAAATTATGTTGATTCATTAGGAAATGCAAGCG GTCTGCGAAATCCAGTAGACAGTGCACATGGGGATAACATTATCAGTACGGAGAACACTACCAGCAATTCCCGGACCTCTATTAATCATGATTCCAGTTTACTTGGCCCACGAACAATGCAGTGGGTTCACATGGTCTGTGGGCTGTGGACACCTGGCACAAAATGCCCAAATGCCACCACAATGAGTGCTTTTGATATATCGGGTGCTTCACCAGCTAAGAGAAATACC GCATGCTCTATGTGTAACAGAACGGGGGGCTCATTTATCAAGTGCCGAGATGTAAATTGTTCAGTGCTCTTTCATCCTTGGTGTGCACATCGGAGG GGTTTGCTGCAAAGTGAGGCCGAAGGTGAGCACAAAGAAAATGTTGGCTTTTATGGGAGATGCCTCGATCATGCTATTGATGTTTCTAATCACATTAATCCTAAGAAGGAATGCTTGAGAAGCAACAACTGGGCATGCGCACGTACAGAG GGTTTTAAAGGCCGAAAGGGAGAAGGCTGGACTGGTGCTAACCACAAGACATCTGAAGAGTATAGTGGTGAGTTTAGTGTTTCCCAAGAACAGATAAATGCTTGGTTACGCATAAATGGATCAAAGTCTTGCGGAAGAGGACAG AAGGAATACATCCATTACAAGCAGTTAAAAGGATGGAAGCATTTGGTAGTGTATAAATCTGGCATACATGGACTTGGTCTCTATACATCAGTATTTATTCCACGTGGCTCTATG GTTGTAGAGTACGTGGGTGAAATTGTTGGTCAGCGAGTTGCTGACAAAAGAGAGATCGAATACCAGTCTGGGAAACGACAACAGTATAAGAGTGCCTGCTATTTCTTCAAGATTGACAGGGAGCATATTATTGATGCCACCCGCAAGGGTGGAATTGCAAGATTCGTCAACCATTCATGCCAG CCAAACTGTGTTGCGAAAATAATCTCAGTCAGGAATGAGAAGAAG GTAGTGTTCTTTGCAGAACGTCATATAAACCCAGGGGAGGAAATTACTTACGATTACCACTTCAACCGGGAAGATGAAGGCCAGAGGATCCCTTGCTTTTGTAGATCAAGATACTGCAGGCGCTATCTCAACTAG